A region of Sulfitobacter faviae DNA encodes the following proteins:
- a CDS encoding ATP-dependent DNA ligase encodes MKDFAALFNAVDQTTKTTVKVAALAEYFTTAAEGDRLWTVALFSGRRPKRAVTITRLREWASEASGVPLWLFEDSYAIVGDLAETIALVLPPVESEDTGTLTSWINALRGLKDVDDAARKEFVLSAWQQLGGTERFLFNKLITGGFRIGISQKLMTRALSRATGRPEAEMAHRLMGNWHPDDVTWHSLIEAEDASADASRPYPFYLAYALEDGPEGLGEPEDWRAEWKWDGIRGQLILRDGDYFVWSRGEELMTDRFPELARAADHLPPGTVLDGELLVWQAGAEFPSSFNALQARIGRKTVPKKLLTEAPVVLHAYDLLEWQGEDIRDRPFAERRALLEEAAADLSEDAPVRLSPQHQFTDWAELATLRETAREAQAEGLMLKRADSPYLSGRKKGDWWKWKLDPLTIDAVMIYAQSGSGRRANLFTDFTFAVWNGNDLVPFTKAYSGLTDAEFRQITAWVRKNTQQRFGPVRQVTPHHVFEIAFEGIQPSPRHKSGVALRFPRMLRWRKDKPLQEANTLDDLKEMLRIYG; translated from the coding sequence ATGAAGGATTTTGCCGCGCTTTTCAACGCCGTCGACCAGACCACCAAGACCACGGTGAAAGTGGCCGCGCTGGCCGAATATTTCACTACGGCCGCCGAGGGTGACCGCCTCTGGACCGTCGCGCTCTTCTCGGGCCGCCGCCCGAAACGCGCCGTGACAATCACGCGCCTGCGCGAATGGGCTTCCGAGGCCTCCGGCGTGCCGCTGTGGCTTTTCGAGGATAGCTACGCCATCGTCGGCGATCTGGCCGAGACCATCGCGCTGGTCCTGCCACCGGTGGAGAGCGAGGACACCGGCACGCTCACCTCGTGGATCAACGCCCTGCGCGGGTTGAAAGACGTCGACGACGCCGCGCGCAAGGAATTCGTGCTGTCGGCGTGGCAGCAACTCGGCGGCACCGAACGGTTCCTCTTTAACAAGCTCATCACCGGCGGCTTTCGCATCGGCATCAGCCAGAAGCTGATGACCCGCGCCCTCTCGCGCGCCACCGGGCGGCCCGAGGCGGAGATGGCGCACCGTCTGATGGGCAATTGGCACCCCGACGACGTCACATGGCACAGCCTGATCGAGGCCGAAGACGCCAGCGCCGACGCCTCGCGCCCCTACCCCTTCTACCTCGCCTATGCGCTGGAGGACGGGCCGGAAGGCTTGGGCGAACCTGAGGACTGGCGGGCGGAGTGGAAATGGGACGGCATCCGGGGCCAGCTCATCCTGCGCGACGGCGACTATTTCGTCTGGTCGCGCGGCGAGGAGTTGATGACGGACCGTTTCCCCGAATTGGCCCGCGCCGCCGATCACCTGCCCCCGGGCACGGTGCTCGACGGCGAATTGCTGGTATGGCAGGCGGGCGCGGAATTCCCCTCCTCCTTCAATGCTTTGCAAGCCCGCATCGGACGCAAAACGGTGCCGAAGAAGCTGCTGACGGAAGCCCCTGTCGTGCTGCACGCCTACGACCTGCTGGAATGGCAGGGCGAAGACATCCGCGACCGCCCCTTTGCCGAGCGCCGCGCCCTGCTGGAAGAGGCCGCCGCCGATCTGTCTGAAGACGCACCCGTGCGCCTCTCGCCCCAACACCAGTTCACCGACTGGGCCGAATTGGCCACCCTGCGCGAAACGGCGCGTGAGGCGCAGGCCGAGGGGCTGATGCTGAAACGCGCGGACAGCCCCTATCTTTCGGGCCGCAAGAAGGGCGACTGGTGGAAATGGAAGCTCGACCCGCTGACCATCGACGCGGTGATGATCTACGCGCAATCAGGCTCGGGCCGCCGCGCGAACCTCTTTACCGATTTCACCTTCGCGGTCTGGAACGGCAACGATCTGGTGCCCTTCACCAAGGCCTACTCCGGCCTCACCGATGCCGAGTTCCGCCAGATCACCGCATGGGTGCGCAAGAACACGCAGCAGCGCTTCGGCCCCGTGCGGCAGGTTACGCCGCACCACGTCTTCGAGATCGCCTTCGAGGGCATCCAGCCCAGCCCGCGCCATAAATCCGGCGTCGCCCTGCGCTTTCCGCGGATGCTGCGCTGGCGCAAGGACAAGCCCCTGCAAGAGGCCAACACCCTCGACGATCTGAAAGAAATGCTGCGCATCTACGGATAG
- a CDS encoding M3 family oligoendopeptidase, with amino-acid sequence MFQLPFPLHDANASAGGKDLGDLPEWDLSDLYTSEDAPELKRDLDWLEEACASFAADYEGNLATLDAKGLLDCVLRNEKINQVAGRIMSFAGLRYYQQTTDAGRAKFMSDMQEKITDYTTPLVFFTLELNKLPDDHLAKLLDENPDLARYKPVFDRIRAMKPYQLSDEMEKFLHDLGVVGDAWERMFDETIAGLEFEVDGETLNIEGTLNLLTDPDRAKREAGARELANVLGRNIRTFARVHNTQVKEKEVIDRWRGMETPQTGRHLSNHVEPEVVEALRNAVVEAYPKLSHRYYELKRKWLGLDVMQVWDRNAPLPMEDPKVVDWAQAEATVMEAYNAFDPRMGELAKPFFTKGWIDAGVKPGKAPGAFAHPTVTDVHPYVMLNYLGKPRDVMTLAHELGHGVHQVLAADQGEMLSSTPLTLAETASVFGEMLTFRKMLDKAQTQAERKVLLAGKVEDMINTVVRQIAFYDFECKLHEARRGGELTPDDINALWMSVQAESLGPAFEYMEGYETFWAYIPHFVHSPFYVYAYAFGDGLVNALYAVYAEGEEGFEEKYFDMLKAGGSKHHKELLAPFGLDASDPAFWDKGLSMISDMIDELEAMED; translated from the coding sequence ATGTTTCAGCTTCCCTTCCCGCTTCACGATGCCAACGCCAGCGCCGGGGGCAAAGACCTTGGCGATCTGCCGGAATGGGATCTGAGCGATCTCTACACCAGTGAAGACGCGCCCGAATTGAAACGCGACCTCGACTGGCTGGAGGAAGCCTGCGCCAGCTTCGCCGCCGATTACGAAGGCAATCTGGCCACGCTGGATGCCAAGGGTCTGCTCGACTGCGTGCTGCGCAACGAGAAAATCAATCAGGTCGCCGGGCGCATCATGTCCTTCGCGGGCCTACGCTACTACCAGCAGACCACCGACGCGGGCCGGGCCAAGTTCATGTCCGACATGCAGGAGAAAATCACAGACTACACCACGCCGCTGGTCTTCTTCACGCTGGAGCTCAACAAGCTGCCCGACGATCACCTCGCCAAACTGCTGGATGAGAACCCCGACCTCGCGCGCTACAAGCCCGTCTTCGACCGCATCCGCGCGATGAAGCCCTACCAACTGTCGGACGAGATGGAGAAGTTCCTGCATGACCTTGGCGTCGTCGGCGACGCATGGGAGCGGATGTTCGACGAGACCATCGCCGGGCTGGAGTTCGAGGTCGATGGCGAGACGCTCAACATCGAAGGCACGCTGAACCTGCTGACCGACCCCGACCGCGCCAAGCGCGAGGCGGGTGCGCGGGAACTGGCCAATGTGCTGGGCCGCAACATCCGCACCTTCGCCCGGGTGCACAACACGCAAGTGAAGGAGAAAGAGGTCATCGACCGCTGGCGCGGTATGGAGACGCCGCAGACGGGCCGTCACCTCAGCAACCACGTGGAGCCCGAGGTCGTCGAGGCGCTGCGTAACGCGGTGGTCGAAGCCTATCCGAAGCTGAGCCACCGGTATTATGAGCTCAAGCGCAAGTGGCTGGGCCTTGACGTGATGCAGGTCTGGGACCGCAACGCGCCGCTGCCGATGGAAGACCCCAAGGTGGTCGACTGGGCACAGGCCGAAGCGACCGTGATGGAGGCCTACAACGCCTTCGATCCGCGCATGGGCGAATTGGCCAAGCCGTTCTTTACCAAGGGCTGGATCGACGCGGGCGTGAAGCCGGGCAAGGCGCCCGGGGCCTTCGCGCATCCCACCGTGACGGACGTGCACCCCTACGTGATGCTGAACTACCTCGGCAAACCGCGCGACGTGATGACGCTCGCGCATGAGCTGGGCCACGGCGTGCACCAGGTGCTGGCCGCCGATCAGGGCGAAATGCTGTCTTCAACGCCGCTGACACTGGCCGAAACCGCTTCGGTCTTCGGCGAGATGCTGACCTTCCGCAAGATGCTCGACAAGGCCCAGACCCAAGCCGAGCGCAAGGTGCTGCTGGCCGGCAAGGTCGAGGACATGATCAACACGGTCGTGCGCCAGATCGCCTTTTATGACTTCGAGTGCAAACTGCACGAAGCGCGCCGCGGCGGGGAGCTGACACCCGACGACATCAACGCGCTGTGGATGAGCGTTCAGGCCGAGAGCCTCGGGCCGGCATTCGAGTACATGGAGGGCTACGAGACCTTCTGGGCCTATATCCCGCATTTCGTGCATTCGCCCTTCTACGTCTATGCCTATGCCTTTGGCGACGGCCTCGTGAACGCGCTCTACGCTGTCTACGCGGAAGGCGAAGAAGGCTTTGAAGAGAAGTATTTCGACATGCTGAAAGCGGGCGGATCGAAGCACCACAAAGAACTGCTCGCCCCCTTTGGCCTTGATGCCAGCGACCCGGCATTCTGGGACAAGGGCCTGTCGATGATCTCTGACATGATCGACGAATTGGAAGCGATGGAGGACTGA
- a CDS encoding DksA/TraR family C4-type zinc finger protein: MAGGWTRDGAVSEQIEASISDELARLKARRAPVGESRTHCAECEEPIPEARRMALPGVKLCIDCVRERDGQAQMRGGINRRGSKDSQLK; this comes from the coding sequence ATGGCAGGCGGATGGACGCGCGATGGCGCGGTGAGCGAGCAGATCGAAGCCTCCATTTCCGACGAATTGGCGCGGCTGAAAGCGCGCCGCGCGCCGGTGGGCGAGAGCCGCACCCATTGCGCGGAATGCGAAGAGCCGATTCCAGAGGCGCGGCGCATGGCGCTGCCGGGGGTAAAGCTTTGTATCGACTGCGTGCGGGAACGAGACGGGCAGGCGCAGATGCGCGGTGGGATCAATCGGCGGGGCTCGAAAGACAGCCAATTGAAGTGA
- a CDS encoding GntR family transcriptional regulator — protein MSNQVKSSAAIAEALRTDICLNRNIADGMLHEVALAQRFGVSRTPIRQALQRLAYERMIAVKSGVGSVVTPLDAPMRADDIRAAGAIIEAAGKCAVLSPAPPAHFMSLAGILGMMDLAPLDNAEAFFDIRARLLNALSEMIENPILSDAFRAAYWRLIRWSLRDFDTAPEPQIAHLRTVLQAAARAMQSGTIAACFEEVARLESQLIEPQI, from the coding sequence ATGTCTAACCAAGTCAAATCCAGCGCGGCGATTGCAGAGGCGCTTCGGACGGACATCTGCCTGAACCGCAATATCGCCGACGGCATGCTGCATGAGGTGGCCCTCGCCCAGCGTTTCGGCGTGTCCCGCACGCCCATCCGGCAAGCGTTGCAACGTTTGGCCTACGAACGCATGATCGCCGTGAAGTCCGGCGTGGGGTCTGTCGTGACCCCTTTGGACGCGCCCATGCGCGCGGATGACATACGCGCGGCTGGGGCGATCATCGAAGCTGCTGGCAAATGTGCAGTGCTCTCCCCCGCCCCACCGGCGCATTTCATGTCACTCGCCGGGATACTGGGCATGATGGACCTCGCCCCGCTGGACAATGCCGAGGCCTTTTTCGACATCCGCGCCCGGCTTTTGAACGCCCTATCGGAAATGATCGAGAACCCGATCCTCAGCGACGCCTTTCGCGCGGCCTATTGGCGGCTGATCAGGTGGTCCCTGCGTGATTTCGACACCGCGCCGGAACCTCAGATCGCGCATCTGCGGACGGTGCTGCAAGCCGCTGCCCGGGCGATGCAGTCGGGCACGATCGCCGCCTGTTTTGAAGAAGTCGCAAGGCTCGAAAGCCAGCTCATCGAACCCCAAATTTAA
- the rpoH gene encoding RNA polymerase sigma factor RpoH: protein MANYANLPAPTPEGGLNRYMQEIRKFPLLEPEEEYMLAKRWVEEQDTEAAHKMVTSHLRLAAKIAMGYRGYGLPQSEVISEANVGLMQAVKRFDPEKGFRLATYAMWWIRASIQEYILRSWSLVKLGTTSGQKKLFFNLRKAKNKIGALEEGDLRPENVKEIATQLGVTEDEVVSMNRRMSGGDASLNATVGSEGEGTMQWQDWLEDEDADQAGDYAERDELETRREMLAEALDVLNEREKDILTQRRLSDETVTLEDLSAQYDVSRERIRQIEVRAFEKLQKRMRDLAKEKGMLAAS, encoded by the coding sequence ATGGCAAATTATGCAAATCTGCCCGCACCAACGCCCGAAGGCGGGCTGAACCGCTATATGCAAGAGATCCGCAAGTTCCCGCTGCTGGAGCCTGAGGAAGAATACATGCTGGCCAAACGCTGGGTCGAAGAGCAAGACACCGAAGCTGCGCATAAGATGGTTACCTCTCACCTGCGCCTCGCGGCGAAGATCGCGATGGGCTACCGCGGCTATGGATTGCCGCAGTCCGAGGTGATCTCGGAGGCGAACGTCGGCCTGATGCAGGCGGTGAAACGTTTCGATCCAGAGAAGGGCTTCCGCCTTGCCACCTATGCGATGTGGTGGATCCGCGCCTCCATTCAGGAATATATTCTGCGGTCGTGGTCGCTGGTTAAGCTCGGCACGACCTCGGGTCAGAAAAAGCTGTTCTTCAACCTGCGTAAGGCCAAGAACAAGATTGGCGCGCTGGAAGAGGGCGATCTGCGCCCCGAAAACGTGAAAGAGATCGCGACGCAACTCGGCGTGACCGAGGATGAGGTCGTCTCCATGAACCGGCGGATGTCGGGCGGGGATGCCTCGCTCAACGCGACTGTCGGGTCCGAAGGCGAAGGCACGATGCAGTGGCAAGATTGGTTGGAGGATGAAGACGCCGACCAAGCCGGCGACTATGCCGAGCGTGACGAGCTGGAAACCCGGCGTGAGATGCTGGCAGAGGCTTTGGACGTGCTGAACGAGCGCGAGAAGGACATTCTGACCCAGCGTCGCCTGTCGGACGAGACAGTCACGCTGGAAGACCTCTCGGCGCAATACGATGTCAGCCGCGAGCGGATCCGCCAGATCGAAGTGCGGGCCTTCGAGAAGCTGCAAAAGCGGATGCGCGACTTGGCGAAGGAAAAGGGCATGTTGGCGGCCAGCTAA
- a CDS encoding RluA family pseudouridine synthase: MSHRRIDFILNDSPPARLDKALARDVPEEANLSRTRLGRLITEGAVTLDGVVVQDPRAKVAEGQAVQITVEEAAESHILPEDIPLSVVFEDDDLIVIDKPAGMVVHPAPGSPSGTLVNALLAHCGDDLSGVGGMKRPGIVHRIDKDTTGLLVVAKSDAAHHGLAAQFEKHTVERYYQTLVYGVPDANDPRLRGVKGASFEAGNILRMTTQLARHKTDRQRQAVLFQGGRHAVTRARTVERFGTPPGLALLECWLETGRTHQIRVHMSHAGHGLVGDATYGGRRKLAKSALPEATAEAIRAFPRQALHAAVLGFEHPVTGENLRFEAPLPPDMAALLDLLRDGPTAPSA, translated from the coding sequence ATGTCTCACCGCCGCATTGATTTCATTCTGAACGATAGCCCGCCCGCCCGTCTTGATAAGGCGCTGGCCCGCGATGTGCCAGAGGAAGCGAACCTGTCGCGCACCCGTTTGGGCCGTTTGATCACCGAGGGCGCGGTGACGCTCGACGGTGTCGTGGTCCAAGACCCCCGCGCCAAAGTCGCCGAAGGGCAGGCGGTGCAGATCACGGTTGAAGAAGCGGCGGAAAGCCACATCCTGCCCGAGGACATCCCGCTGTCGGTGGTGTTCGAGGACGACGATCTGATCGTGATCGACAAACCTGCGGGCATGGTGGTGCATCCTGCGCCCGGCTCGCCTTCCGGCACCCTCGTTAATGCATTGCTGGCGCATTGCGGTGATGACCTCTCAGGCGTGGGCGGAATGAAGCGGCCCGGCATCGTGCACCGGATTGACAAGGATACCACCGGCCTGCTCGTCGTCGCCAAATCTGATGCTGCGCATCACGGGCTGGCGGCCCAGTTCGAGAAACATACCGTAGAGCGTTATTACCAGACCCTCGTCTATGGGGTGCCGGATGCCAATGACCCGCGCCTGCGGGGCGTCAAAGGCGCGTCCTTCGAGGCGGGGAATATCCTGCGGATGACCACCCAACTGGCGCGGCACAAGACCGACCGCCAGCGGCAGGCGGTGCTGTTTCAAGGCGGGCGGCACGCGGTGACCCGCGCCCGCACGGTCGAGCGTTTCGGCACCCCGCCCGGGCTGGCGCTGCTGGAATGCTGGCTTGAGACGGGTCGCACGCACCAAATCCGCGTGCATATGTCCCACGCGGGCCATGGGCTGGTGGGGGATGCCACCTATGGCGGGCGGCGCAAGCTGGCCAAGTCGGCCTTGCCTGAGGCCACCGCCGAAGCAATCCGCGCCTTCCCCCGCCAAGCGCTGCACGCCGCCGTTCTGGGGTTCGAACATCCGGTGACTGGTGAGAACCTGCGTTTCGAAGCACCGCTGCCGCCCGATATGGCCGCCCTGCTGGACCTGCTGCGCGACGGCCCCACCGCCCCATCGGCGTGA
- a CDS encoding DUF6476 family protein yields MDTDNPDEPTNLRFLRRMVTVLTVVMIGGVLVLIFVLVTRLSDQGPTMPRSITLPDGSSAQAFTQGRGWYAVVTDADEILIFDQLTGALRQTVVIE; encoded by the coding sequence ATGGACACGGACAACCCTGATGAACCGACGAACCTGCGGTTTCTGCGGCGGATGGTGACGGTCTTGACCGTCGTGATGATTGGCGGGGTTCTAGTGCTGATCTTCGTGCTTGTCACCCGCCTGAGCGATCAGGGCCCGACCATGCCGCGCAGCATCACCCTGCCCGATGGCAGCAGCGCCCAAGCGTTCACGCAAGGCCGCGGCTGGTATGCGGTGGTGACGGATGCGGATGAGATCCTGATCTTTGACCAGTTGACCGGCGCATTGCGCCAGACGGTCGTGATCGAGTGA
- a CDS encoding inositol monophosphatase family protein: MIGSANLNIMIKAARKAGRALVKDFREVENLQVSVKGAGDFVTKADIGAEKIIKDDLMGARPTYGWLAEEGGEEEGQDPTRRWIVDPLDGTTNFLHGLPHWAISIALEHKGEIVAGVVFDPAKDEMFFAEKGTGAWMNEGRLRVSGRHRMIESIFATGLPFGGRADLPETLKDLGRLLPVCAGVRRWGAASLDLAYVASGRYDGFWERRLKPWDVAAGMLIVKEAGGLVEPIRPERNILQHGEIICANEPIYSTFAKTIRG; encoded by the coding sequence ATGATCGGCAGTGCGAATCTCAACATCATGATCAAGGCGGCACGCAAAGCGGGGCGTGCATTGGTCAAGGATTTCCGCGAGGTCGAGAACCTTCAGGTCTCGGTCAAGGGTGCGGGCGATTTCGTGACCAAAGCCGACATTGGCGCCGAGAAGATTATCAAAGACGACCTGATGGGCGCGCGCCCGACCTATGGCTGGCTGGCCGAAGAGGGGGGCGAGGAAGAGGGCCAAGACCCGACCCGTCGCTGGATCGTCGACCCGCTGGATGGCACGACGAACTTTCTGCACGGTCTGCCGCATTGGGCCATCTCTATCGCGCTGGAGCATAAGGGCGAGATCGTCGCCGGTGTGGTTTTTGACCCTGCCAAAGACGAGATGTTCTTTGCCGAGAAGGGCACCGGCGCTTGGATGAACGAAGGCCGCCTGCGGGTTTCTGGCCGTCACCGTATGATCGAGTCGATCTTTGCCACAGGGCTGCCTTTCGGGGGCCGTGCCGATCTGCCTGAAACGCTCAAGGATTTGGGCCGCTTGCTGCCCGTCTGCGCCGGTGTGCGCCGCTGGGGCGCGGCATCGCTCGATCTGGCCTATGTCGCCTCGGGCCGTTACGATGGCTTCTGGGAGCGTCGTCTGAAGCCTTGGGATGTGGCCGCGGGCATGTTGATCGTTAAAGAGGCCGGTGGCCTTGTCGAGCCGATCCGCCCTGAGCGCAACATCCTGCAACATGGTGAGATCATCTGCGCGAACGAGCCGATCTATTCGACCTTCGCCAAGACGATCCGCGGCTGA